A window of the Ostrea edulis chromosome 1, xbOstEdul1.1, whole genome shotgun sequence genome harbors these coding sequences:
- the LOC130051324 gene encoding uncharacterized protein LOC130051324, with protein MKEESSTPMTEHTVHQHGERGIYDDLTETDNGNQYEGLSTKDQQESERQTYESIQGPSGENKYEKLSTVSKKEDDDGKYQTSLKPKTSGPDDVYLNTSFQN; from the exons ATGAAAGAGGAATCCAGTACTCCGATGACAG AGCATACTGTGCATCAACACGGAGAAAG aGGTATATATGACGACTTAACAGAGACAGATAATGGCAATCAGTACGAGGGTCTCTCCACTAAAG ATCAACAAGAAAGTGAGAG GCAAACTTACGAGAGCATTCAAGGGCCCAGTGGTGAAAATAAATATGAGAAACTTTCAACGGTTTCTAAAAAAGAAG ATGATGACGGCAAATACCAGACTTCCCTCAAACCGAAGACGTCAGGACCAGATGATGTGTACCTCAACAcctcatttcaaaattaa